Genomic window (Ammospiza caudacuta isolate bAmmCau1 chromosome 10, bAmmCau1.pri, whole genome shotgun sequence):
agccctttcCAAAAAAGTATTGGATGTCTTGAGGAATGCAGTCAGCCCCCTGGGAAAGTACATATCTGTGAGGCGCTCGCTGCCCGCCGCTTGCATTCGGCCGGCGCCCCGTCCCGCACGGACCAACCCCGCCCGGCagctccgctccgctcccccGGGGCCTGCGTCCGGACTCGGGGCTCTCCCGCAACTTTCCAAGCTTTTCTTTCGGAAGGAGTTCGCGCGGGGACGCGCCCTAGCCCACCGCCACCATGGATGCCATCAAGAAGAAGATGCAGATGCTGAAGCTGGACAAGGAGAACGCCTTGGACAGAGCCGAGCAAGCCGAAGCGGACAAGAAGGCAGCGGAGGAGAGAAGCAAGCAGGTCTGCACCGAGGGCCCGTGCGCAGCGAGCGCCGGGGCGCAAATCTTTCCAGactattctcttttttttaccTCCACCCCTCTTCTTCCCCCTCACCGTACTTTGTTCTATTCCACCCCCGCGCCCCTGCAGAACTGGTTGAACTTTCCCTAAggcagagcttcagcctggCAGGCTGGAGGTTCCCGGGGGCGCGGCAGGAGGTTCTTCCCCCTTCCCCACCGTTCCAGCCGGGGAGCAGGGCCCTGGGATGGCTGCGTGGCCTCTGTGCCTTTGTCACAGGGGGATGGCTTAGAGAGGCTGCCCTGAACGCCTGGTTAGCACTGGGCAGATGTGCGGCGCTTTGGCAAGGGACAGTGAAAGCTGTGTTCGGCCACTCCAGCATCACTCGGCAGATGTGTCCGATTCAGactgccctcctgcccctctccgGACACATGCCCCACTTTACTGTCCTTCTCCAAGCCCCTTCCTTTACACCTGGGGCTTCTCGATTGAGGGAGGGGAATGCATTGATTGCACGTTTCTGGGAGATCctgaaggaggagggagaaaggaagagTGATTTTATGAATTAGTTTCCGTTTTCTAAGCCAAGTGAGAAACATATTTGTGCGTTATATTTCCTCTTGTGCACCTAGTTAGAGAGTGACATTGTGCAATTGGAAAAGCAATTGCGTGGGACGGAGGATACAAGGGACCAAGTGCTGGAAGAGCTTCACAAGTCTGAGGACAGCCTCCTCTCCGCAGAGGAGAATGCTGCCAAGGTATCGTGCCCGTGCTGCAAGCAAAGAGGATCTAACTGTctctccttctttctctctctgtctgtctgtccttttctgtctcttctgcacTCGCACCTCTCCGTTTGCACGATCACGCTGCCTGCTGCACCTTTTCCCGCCCGCCCTCCCCTCTCCACCACTTTCCACCCACATCACAGCTGGAGGACGAGCTGGTGGCTCTGCAAAAGAAGCTGAAGGCCACTGAGGATGAGCTGGACAAATACTCCGAGTCCCTTAAAGATGCACAGGAAAAGTTGGAACTGGCTGACAAAAAGGCCACAGATGTAAGTTACCCCCATCCCTTTCACCACAAGCCCAACAGAGAAACCACACGCTCCCTCTGCTCAGGACAGCCTGGACTCctcctcagcagcactgcaaagcTTTGCTGGAGGCTGGGTCCAGGCACCTCCTGGACAGGGAGTGGgaaacacagcactgcctctctGCATGAGGTTTGCACACTATCAGAGGTGTCTGGTTGGGTTTCTGCTCACTTGACATGTGCTTTTTATGTGTACTTGCCACTCTAGATGTGAAAGTAAAGAAATGGTGATTTATCTATTCAGGTGATGGTAAAACAACTCAGGGTGGAACAATACTGTCTTGATAgtgaaacagaagcagagagtTAATAGTGAGTAGGTGCAGGAGAGGGAGATCCAGAAGAGCAAGGGCTGCTAGTTCTGATTTCAAGAGAGCTGTTCCTAGGTATGCATGTGTTAGAACTGCTGGTAGATACTGGTTTGGCTCACTAGTCCCTGAGATAAAAGGTTCtctcctgggttttttttttttggttttttttttttttccccttggaaaTCAGTGGAACTGCTTCACTTGTCAAAGAAGAGTTCAGTCTTGTGTGACAGAAGACTGTCTGGAAGATGATACTTGCTAGTTTTGCTGTTCAGAGGACAGGGAGCTTGGGAGCAAGCTGGGAGATATATATAGCTCAGCACTTTATATGGTAATAAGGCAAGAGCTTGTGCCTCTCCCAGGCCCTCATCCCTCCCACCTGTCTGTTCCTGACGTGCATTTAATGGATCGCATGCATGGAACCATGAGAGTCTCTGCAGTTAAGGTCTTGGTCTCTATTGCTGCTGTTGGACAATTCAATTCTCCTTGAGTAAATCTCAGGTCTGAATTACAGGATTAGATGAAACTACAGCATTTCCCAAGCAGTCACCCTCCTTTTCCTATAGCTCAGCTTTAAAAGTCAACCTCAAAGCCAAAATGAAAAGGAGTTGCCACAAATGAAGCAAGCAAAGTATTTCAGGGGAGGAAGGATACTTTCAGAAACGGAAATGTTACAAACAACTTCACATAGAAGACACCAtgtttttatcttattttacttctaaaatgcataaagaaagaaaaggtttaGCTTCAGTATGGCAACTAAGTTATAGAGCTTTGAAAGAGAACCCAAGAACTTAACAAACAGAAGTGTTCAAAGGAATAGGGGAGAGGGATCCGTGTATAATGTGGATCAGATGTCTGCTCTGTGCAGGCTGCCATAGGAGAGACAGCTTCCTAGCAGGACATTTATTTAGCTTGTTCAAAGGAACCACATATAGATCCAAGGGAGATATTCCTTATATGGAAAAGTATGCAGACTATTTGGAAATAGCTTGCCTTGGATGAAGACTGGAGAAATGCTACTAGATTCCCTTTCTGAAACTAAGGATCTTCCTAACTGATTCCCATGCCACCTGCCCCGCTGGAAAACAGTGTTTGGAAGGTAGTTGAGGGCAATTTTATTTGCAGTCTTCCCTGAGGTGGAGGGTGGGAGAGTGTCTGGCTTGTTTTCATTGAGGTAAATGTCTTATCTATTTGTATGCATGGAATACGTCTGACAGTTTAGGGATTTCTTTGTCAATGAAGAGTATATTTGGGGCATTGCAGTTGACCCAGTATTTACCTTATTAGTTTGGATAGTTCCAAGCCTTAGGAAaagggcagaggcagggagggagtgTCGGCTCGCTGGGATGGACTTGCCTTTCGTTGGGACGAGAAAATCTTACCTGTCCGGTATGATTCATGTCCCAAAGGCACATCCCGGGAGCCACCCCAGCTGAgagggggcagctgcagccccctgtcccctgccGTGTCTCAGGAGCCAGGCCGGTGCAGCAGCATTGGCGGGTCCCTCGATGGCATTGATGGCACCGCTCGTACGGGGGCGGCGTGCGGGGAAaggcggggccgctccgctccggGGCAGCTGGCGGGCTGTGCCGCCAGGCGGCGCTGCTGCCCCGCACATCCGCCGGGCAGGACCGGCCCATCCCCTGCCACGACCGGCCCATCCCGGGCTGGACCGGCCCATCCCGGTTGAGGAGCGGCCCATCCCCGGCCACGACCACCCCAACAGCTGTCGGATCGGGCCAGGTCCGGCCCATCCCCGGCCAGGACCGGCCCATCGCGGTTCTGGACCGGCCGATCCCCGGGCAGGATCGGCCCATCCCTAGGACGGCCGGACCATCCTCCGTCCCCGCCCCGGTCCCAGCCCGGTGCCGCAGCCCCGCCCCGGAGCGCTGCGGCGCGGGGGGACTTccggggctgcggcgggcggAGGGAGGCGGCGCGGTCTGGGCGAGGTGCGGGCATGGCGGCGATGAGCTCGCTCGAGGCCGTGCGCAGGAAGATCCgcagcctgcaggagcaggcggACGCCGCCGAGGAGCGGGCGGGACGGCTGCAGCGGGAGGTGGACCAGGAGCGGGCGTTGCGGGAGGAGGTAGGGCCCGGCTTGGGCCCGGGGCCCGGGGCTCGGGGTGCGGGTCCCGGGGCGCGGTGCTCCGCCTGCCTCCCCGGCTGGCGGGCGGGAGGCCGCTTCCTTCACCGCCGTGCGACAAGGCGGCTGTTACCTGCCGGGCTGCTGGCTGTTACCTGCCGGGCTGCTGGCTGTTACCTGCCGGGCTGCTGGCTGTTACCTGCCGGGCTGCTGGCTGTTACCTGCCGGGCTGGCGGCTGTTACCTGCCGGGCTGGCGGCTGTTACCTGCCGGGCTGGCGGCTGTTACCTGCCGGGCTGGCGGCTGTTACCTGCCGGGCTGGCGGCTGTTACCTGCCGGGCTGCTGGCTGTTACCTGCCGGGCTGCTGGCTGTTACCTGCCGGGCTGCTGGCTGTTACCTGCCGGGCTGCTGGCTGTTACCTGCCGGGCTGCTGGCTGTTACCTGCCGGGCTGGCGGCTGTTACCTGCCGGGCCGGCCCGCGGCGCTGCCTTCCCCGGCTCGGTAACCCGAGTGCTGCGTGGGCCGGGCCCAGGTGAGCGCGCCCAGAGACAGCGCTGGGTGTGCTGGGCAACAGCAAAAGCCCGAACTGGAGTGAGCTCGCACTTTGGCGAGATGTTTGAGGttagttgttttgttttaggcTATGAGCAAGGTTTTACGGGGTGTTTCTCCCCACAAGTCCTAGTTCTCTTATCCGAGCTCATTTGTGAGGGAAGTCAGCATGATGGCTGTTGGAAGTACGCAGGAGTGCACCTGAGATGATACCTGACAACTCCCCAACAACCCCAGGCACTGAACACCTGCGGTGTGTGCTGTTCACCAAAGCCCCTCGCCAAGAGGGGAAAGGAACAGTAGGCTTGGTTTTAGGCAGAGCAGGATCaggtgagagcagcacaggcttACGTAGCAGAGAGATGTAATTATGGGTGGCaatcacaataaaaaaaaacctgatagGGCTGTTCTTTGTCTTATCACTGACCTTTGGGAGTTCCAGCAGCTGTAGCTGAATGTTTCCTGCTGTAAAATGTACAGTGTTCTTTGAGGCAGTTTTAGTGTCTTCAGTGGTTgcataaaaacaaagcaaaagagcaAAGTTCTTGTGTAGTTTATTACAATAGAAAAAATTGTGATTATTTGATTTCCTTATAATATGGGCCTTTCTACACATTCTGGGCAGTAAGTTCAAAAGAAGAACCTCCTGATTACTTGCAGGTGATCTTCCTTCTGGAGCAAAATATGGCCACTTGTGCTTGTGTAACTATTGCATTCTTGCAGATCACTTGGCATATCTGGCTTTTTCAGCAAACAGCCATAATTCATTTCATAAGggtttctgttttttttaaaaacttgtaCTTGTTTTCTAATCTTTGTGGAGTAAAGGACACAGAAATCGCTACTTTCAGTAACATGTATTATTCTGACCAGGAATTAAGGAATTTCTATTGAAAAGGAAAGTTTTGCTGTTAACTTTGGTGGCAGAAGGAATAGTGCTGGAGGAGTGGTTACAGCCTTCTGGAGTAAGAAGGCTTCCCTTAAGAGTTCAGCTACATTGCAGTAAGGCTTAGGACGCTAAAGGTTAATGTTTATCTCTTCCCTGGAGTTGGTTTATGTGGATGATGTGAAATTCTGCAGAGTACATTTACATGGTATTTAGGTTTTTGTGTGGAGGGGTCAGTGTTCGGGTGAATAAAGGCTGAAAAAGCTGAACTCCCAGGCACATGTAGACGTGCttttctgcagggctggctaCAGATGAGGGGTTTTATTGTTGCAGCTGTATTTCTGCATGCTTGAGGAGGGAGGctgtgagagctctgcagcaagAGCTGAGGTGTGAATCTGCTCTTTCCTCGGTGCATGTATGGCATGTGACCTGCCAGGGTTGTTACGTGAGGGTTTGCTTCTTCCTGTGCAAGGTACAAACatgcaaacaacaaaaaagctacagctgtggccagAACAtagcacagcctgcagctttTGATTGTTATACCAGATTGTTAAAAGTTTCAAGGCTGTGATTAGCAGCCATTCCCTTAAAGAAGAATCTTGGTTTGAGTGCATGCATCTCAAAGGGCTGTTGGTAACCActttttcaaaatgcatttttcttcctccttctggAAAACAGAATCTCCCTTATAATAGTGATAATTAACACCCAGTGGTAACTTATCCATGTCATCACTCATTGTAAAAATATGTGGTGTGTAAGTGCCACGGCAGAAACATGGGTTATGTTTGCATGGTAGCAGTGGGAGTGCCCCGAATgtcactggggttttttccttccttgccaTATAAGGAGAGAagtcctgctctgcagaagaGTAATGGGGCCATATAAGGCTGATTGGTAAATCCTTAGTGAGTTAGTGGAGCAGGAAGTGAAAACTTGAACTTTAGTCACCCTGTGTTTTGAACCACATTTTCTGCTCTTATCATGATGAGCAGTCTTGACATGATAATAATTAACTTGAACATTACAAATTTCCCTAGGGTAGCCTTTATGAAGGgtcattttctttcttaaatgtGAAAGTTCAAATTCTTACTGTTTTAAAGCCAGAAGTCCAAAACCAGAGATTTTCAATACTACTTTATGATTACATAGCTAAATACTTTATATTTGGAGTAATGTGGATCTCTAAGGATGAAGTCTCTTCTCCTTCTGGTTCTGTGTTCACTGCCAATGCATATTAATGTTCAAAGATATAATTGCTTCCCTGTTCATGTGTTACTTTCAGTCATTCTAGCTGGACATTGTTACTTTTATGTCAAAGGTTGTTTTATTTGTCTGGTCTGTAAgttattattttttgtgttaTGAACAGCAAAATCTTTGATATGGACAACTCTGTCCAGCTACCTCTGGTTAGAGAAGAAAAAGTACCAAACTGATACTTTTGGTATCCACTCTTGTCAGAGGGTTGGTTTTCCCCTCAAAAGACGTCATAGGAAATTCAGATGTGTACTTCCTCACATATAGCAAATATATATGTTTACAGTACTAATTAAGTGTTATTCTCTGAAGTAATTAACTTTTTAGAATAGTTACCCTTTTATGTATACTTTGTGCCTAATATAGTTTTGAAAGAAAGTAAGTTTAATGATGAGGTTACCATAAGAAGAATGTTTTAGAACTTACATTGCAAACTTAGGTTTGGAGCTGTAGTATATAATAGCTTGTAGTGATAAGAGGCAGATGAGTTGCAAGTGTTGTACAGAAAGTTAAGTGAACAAGTAATtcaagaaaagcaaatttaGGGGAAGATTGAGGATGGAActatgggaggaaaaaaaaaaaggatgtttgAAGGGATTGCTGCCTGTACTAGGGTCCTTGCTGGTGCCTTTTTTGTCAACCCTTGCACAGCTTGCCTGTAAACAAAACCTCTGGGTGTTGGGGCACTTTTTAAATGTTCTCAAACTCTCTCTGTGGCAGCTGTCTTGTTGCAAATGCTGCTCCAGGTGTGTTTTTACATGTTTACACTGAACCCTTCTTACAGGACTCAAGGAAATGTCGGGAGAATTCTTGCCAAATATGGTGAAAGGTCATAAATAAAGGAATTGGGGTAACAGAAGAATTGAGTAATTAGCTTGTGTTGGTTTGATTTGAAAAAGGGATGGTCTGTAATTAATGCCTGCAAATAcaataacagaaaatatttgggtAATGGTGCACAATTCTTCCTGTGCAGTTCTTTCTAGTACAAATTGTACAGTCCTTGATGTGCTTCGTTGAAAGCAAGCATTAATCACTTTTTCCCTCTGTTAAGCAATAACTTCACAATTCAATCATGCACATCTCTGTGTATGGACTTTTTAATGGATGAAGTCAGAAATGACAAAGTTCTGTTAAGTGGCACTAGCAGGTGATGGGGTAACCTTGTACAAGGGAAGATGTGTGCCTTACTatgaattaatttctgtttttcctgtgcttaGGCTGAGAGTGAAGTAGCTTCTCTGAACAGACGCATCCAGCTGGTTGAGGAAGAGTTGGATCGGGCTCAGGAGCGCTTGGCCACTGCCCTGCAGAagctggaggaggctgagaaGGCTGCAGATGAGAGTGAAAGGTGGGTGGAGCCACACCTGGATGGATTGTTACCCTTATGACAAAGATCATAATTGCCAGGGTGTGGGTTAGGGAC
Coding sequences:
- the TPM1 gene encoding tropomyosin alpha-1 chain isoform X11 gives rise to the protein MDAIKKKMQMLKLDKENALDRAEQAEADKKAAEERSKQLESDIVQLEKQLRGTEDTRDQVLEELHKSEDSLLSAEENAAKLEDELVALQKKLKATEDELDKYSESLKDAQEKLELADKKATDAESEVASLNRRIQLVEEELDRAQERLATALQKLEEAEKAADESERGMKVIENRAQKDEEKMEIQEIQLKEAKHIAEEADRKYEEVARKLVIIESDLERAEERAELSESKCAELEEELKTVTNNLKSLEAQAEKYSQKEDKYEEEIKVLTDKLKEAETRAEFAERSVTKLEKSIDDLEDELYAQKLKYKAISEELDHALNDMTSM
- the TPM1 gene encoding tropomyosin alpha-1 chain isoform X10; translated protein: MDAIKKKMQMLKLDKENALDRAEQAEADKKAAEERSKQLESDIVQLEKQLRGTEDTRDQVLEELHKSEDSLLSAEENAAKLEDELVALQKKLKATEDELDKYSESLKDAQEKLELADKKATDAESEVASLNRRIQLVEEELDRAQERLATALQKLEEAEKAADESERGMKVIENRAQKDEEKMEIQEIQLKEAKHIAEEADRKYEEVARKLVIIESDLERAEERAELSESKCAELEEELKTVTNNLKSLEAQAEKYSQKEDKYEEEIKVLTDKLKEAETRAEFAERSVTKLEKSIDDLEEKVAHAKEENLNMHQMLDQTLQELNNM